caacacattaatagataatgaaaaccTTTGTACTTTCTGATTAACTGGCTAAGAAAAGAAGTTTATTTATGACAGTGCGCTGAAGTAATGAACTATATATAGagaatctttctttttttgttatttatgctTTGTTTTCCCTGTTTGCTTTACTTTGtatgttttactgtgtgtgtgtgtgtgtgtgtgtgtgtgtgtgtgtgtgtgtgtaaaaatataaaaaccaacatattcataatgaaaataatcatatagtaaataaaacaatataaaaaataaatagtaaattaaagctgcaagcagcgatgatcgggccctcgcaccccagcgcatgtcgaagtgacgctcagtcgaagggcttttgtcagtgacttgttgtgtaaagtttgaggcagatccaaccatgtacactcaagttatatcaatttcctctgtcatggcgaaacatcaaaactcaacgccacgccacggccaaaccatcatgatcatacactactctagatgacacacactgattttgaagtccttacgatgaaatctgtaggaggagtgcgttaaaatacaaggtatgcgaaatggccaaaaaaaggcgaaaattgaccagtttttcaagatggccgacttcctgttcaacttacaataaggcttcaagaggcttttttgtgcgtgttgacattatacatgtgccctgtgaatttcatctctctacgttaatctggaaggcggggctgcaattttgaaattttaaagggggcgctgttgagccattttgccacgcccattcaaagcgaccacataggattttagctgacatcactctagacatgtgtgtcaagtttcatgactgtagagcaatcccttctccctgaaaaacagtatcatatttcatggcgaaggatgtgtcgccatggtaacagcattcagttttgggtcatgagctgccaaatgtagcatcaccaaggtcttgtttattagctgacttaatttcaggtgcatcagccaaatttcctaggagtaattagacaaagtacgacgcatgatacttcctgttgccagtaggtggcgctatgactttcgctaaatatgagactgaacatgtgttcagattgggactcttaacaagcatatgaaatttggaaaagatcagaccacgtggagtcaagttataaggcatcgaaatttcatggcgtcacatcgaaattcgccgcgtcgccatggcaacacctttcaacgaagggtcaccaacttcataatataagatctccaaggtcttgaggctattctcagtaaatttcagctggattccatcaccgtgctgcccacagggcgtcagagcgtaaaacatgtaaattcctgttgccaggaggtggcgctatgactcatatcctgtattgtcacatggacccgttcagggcgggactcttatgaagcacaaaaggtttggctctcttaggatcatgtatgccggagttatagccgtttcatttttcatggcgaaggatcgaaattcgccgcccagccacgccccctaggaaagactaatgagaattgttttagcaacttttaatctcctatgcctgtagatgatacggaccgaatttgaaagtcctggggtcaaatctctaggaggagttcgttaaagtatgcgggctggaaatgacaaaatcggtgcaaaatttcaactttgatacaaaatggccgacttcctgttggagttaggctatgtgtccttgagactttttggtgcgtctggtcatgatacatatgcataccgaatttcgttctcctacgacaatctgtatcgaggggctcaattttcttgactttctaggtggcgctgtcgagccattttgtcccgctttatttcgagacccataaaatatcgaaattttcgccagtcctgacatctgtgcaaattttcatgagttttcgtgcatgtttaggccctcaaaaatgcgtttgtttcggaggaataataataataataataataataataattccttcagtttcaatagggcttcgcaccggtcggtgctcgggccctaataaagtAATAGTTAATTGCAGCCTTacagacaaaagcagcaaactaattttctgtcaatgaactaatcgattaatccactaatcattgcagctctaatatcaTATGACAATTATTAAAACGACCATTTCTGTCCTCAAAAtgcactgaaacaaacaaaacttgcTTTTAAATACTACTTTCTTGTAAAGTCTATGGGTCAAAGTCACATAGAGAAGTACAAGACAGAAgtattaagtattttttaacCTTCTGGACGCCTAAAATAAACTCATATTAATGTTTTCGGAGATGACATCATTACCTGTCCCATCAGAGACAGCAGTGTCCCCGCCTGGACGTCCCTGCACGGCAGCTGGTCTGCGACCCTCTGCAGCTTCTCCTCCTCATATCCTGGATGCTGCAGCGACGCTGCCATCCTGCTCTTCGTATTACCGACCAAACCACCGAGTATTTACTGTGAGGAGGCGACTATCGTGCGGCTAAAAACAAGcaacgttagcttagctttcAGTTAAAAAGTACGGCACGTTAACGGAGCTGGAGACGACCACCTCCGGTATTCAGTCAAAATGCGAGCAAAACGAGGAATATTGTAAGAAACTACATACCATTAATGCGACAGAGCGGTGTGTAAATATCGATAACTGACAGTAAAATGTGTAACAAACttaaaatacagcaaaaaaagCCCGTTAAAAGGTCGGAAACAGACATACACAGCCGAGAGCACTCAGAGGAGTTTCGCGCGCCTGCAGATTACGTCACTTTACCGTTTGGGTtaccagccaatcacagctcaCACATAGAATCATGGGTAATGGAGTTTTGGGCTCTAAAATCTCGTATTtgtgaaataaatggaaattatgaattaaaagtaaaatattatcATGTTTTCTATTAGATGTCGTTTGAATCTTGCCCTCTGTGATGCCAAATGCTGCTAAAACACTAGATGCTTTTACATAATTGTTTTCCATTTGTGTTTACATATTAAAATAGTAGCCACTAGCCTATTATCCATTAAACTCAATGGCTAAATCTACAGAGGAAGAACGTGTGAtgtgatcaaaagctccagagcaTCCATAAAAGATGAtgaatggaccttgtggtgaaaTTATTTTTGCCAATTGTCTTAACGAGCAAAACTAACAACTGTCAGCCTataacataaattattatttatagttAGCCTATAGGACCATTTAGAATTGATACAAAGTTACTTTTCCATtatattattgctattattacaGTACTATAGCTCTCACATTAGAACATAGCTTATATTTTTGCAGGTTAGGCCTATTGcatgaaaatatgagaatattaatataattttataatgaATTCAATGGCAACATACATCATCACGTCCATTTAACTAATACTATACGCTGTATGTTCAtcgtattattattattatagtcaATAAGAGGTGCATTTATGTGCATTATTAATTCATGTGCATTCCTCCACTGGTACAGTGACCAGAAGGAGATTATATGAGCATTAATTTGAAGGCTATTAGAtccactgttgttgttttactgtgATATCATTGTGTCTGTTTAAGAATTCACAAGTGTTACTGTTATAATAAGCAGGGGTGGATTTAGTGATTTTGGGGCCCCGTGCAGGCAAATGCtgtcttgctttattttcaccctttctctAACTGGGAATGTTTGTGttggcagtggtagaagaagcACTCCAAACTTTTTTCtaaagtaaaactattaatattgtacagtaaaaatactgtttaagtcctgcattcaaattttcatttaaaagtgaaGCGTGAAAGAGAGGTAAGGTGGAGCTTTTAATTCTTATAtaatgctggatagtttaatcaataataatgcatcatagtcTATTTGTTATAGCTATTTTGTGAGCAAAATTTGCCACATAaccattaacatttatttgtcaggtaaatgtagtaGTACAGTGTTTTACTCTGAAGTAGAAGTATgcagttgcatatttttaagTGCTTTAAGTTATTTCGGGGTAAaatgagttagaatagtaacataattcaatatttttcatatcttaacatcataataaatctacaGCTGTTTGGGGCCCTTTTAGTTGGGAGCCCCAGGCAGTTTCCTACCTTGCCTAATGGTAAAGTCCGCCCCTGATGATACGTCAGACCGGGATTATGGGATGTGGGTTGTCCCTGTAATATCCAAGGCTATCCTCCAACTCTAATTCAATAGGATCTCAGCTGCTGTTGTcgagcagagagagagcgagagagcgagagagagagagagagagagagagagagagagagagagagagagagagagagacagacgcaCCATTTCAGCGAGATCTCACACAGTGATTCACAGAGCTGAACCTCTGTCGGACACACTGGCCGGTTTAGATTCGGAATAACAGTACACGACTCAGgtagggacattttttaaaaaaaatagaaataaggATAAATAGGATAAATCTGCGGGGTTTGTGAATGGAGGATGGATTCCTGAAGCTCGCGGCTTGTTTTCGGGAGCGCACGTATCGTTTTTTTGCAGAGTGATGAATGAAAATcagaggaaaaaggaagaaaaaacacacaaaatccaaCCTTACCATGGATGCGAGAGTGCAGTGATGCTGAGGGTACATCTGTGACTGAATAAAggctgaaataataataataataaatccagCGAAGAAGTTCTGACTATGCCTTCCACAAATCAGATGCAGCAGATGTTAGTTTGCTGAGGACAGATCCACCAGAGAGGACCGAGCAGATCACACTACTACCACACAGACCGGAGGATGGTCCCGGGGGCCCCCAGCACGACCACCACCATGCTCCCCGCCTCCGAGGCTGCCAAAATCTACCAGACCAACTACGTGCGCAACTCCCGCGCCATCGGCGTCCTGTGGGCCATCTTCACCATCCTCTTCGCCATCGTCAACGTGGTGTGCTTCATCCAGCCGTACTGGATCGGAGACGGCGTGGACACCCCGCAGGCGGGCTACTTCGGTCTGTTCCACTACTGCATCGGGAACGGGCTGTCCCGGGACTTGACCTGTCAGGGCAGCTTCACCGAGTTCAGCAGCATCCCCTCCGGTGCGTTCAAGGCCGCCTCCTTCTTCATCGGCATGTCCATGGTGCTGGTCCTCACCTGCATCGGTTGCTTCgcgctcttcttcttctgcagcacCGGAACCGTTTACAAGATCTGCGGCTGGATGCAGCTGGCTGCAGGTAGGAGACTCTGCTCCGACTGCAGGTGGAAGTTCCTGAAACAGTTCAGGAGGGGGAGGTTGTCAAAGTGTGGTCCAGCGAGTTCAGAATGAGTAGGAGATCACATAATTGAATGGAAATTGTCCAGAATCACAGGTTTTAGAGTTGAAAACCATGAAGCAGGGTCGAAACTCACACACCAAAAACCTCAATATTCCCCAGTTTCTCTCAGGTCATGTGCTCCAGTTTGGCCACAGAGCCCCATTTCACTAAATTGTGTCCCCGTGAAACCCCATTTCAAGCTTTATTGTGGATGCAAATGCCTTCACATAACATTATGTAACTCTGTAGTGTAGGTGGAGCGACAGCAGCCTTTGGGGGAAAGTGAGACCTCAAATTGAAAACACTCCCAGTGTGCTAAATCCTAAAGAGTtaaataatagaataaatacttttttttttttactatttgaTCTTTTTTGTGGATGCCTTATGGCCAAATCTTTGGAGACAACTGGACTAGAAGCCAGTTTTATCCTCCAAACCAGTGTTGTAAGGGGGATTTCCATTATCATCATCTATCAATATGAagaaaattcaattaaatttgcAGAACAGTGTCATTTTTATGCATGTTTTCCCCCCAAAGCTTGTATATTCATTACATCACTTTAACTTACTCAAATGTACATCCTCAATTTTGTTATTTATCAGCCAAAATATGATGTTACCCATCTAGATATATAAgtataaaagataaataaacacTCAGCTATAGAAACAGGTAAGTCCTCAGTGGTTTTTGTGGTTTACATTGTACTTTACTTACTACAAACCAGGAGGATAAATTGGAAATATGCAAATGACTCTTTTCCTCATTTAATGAGACAAGAAAGGGTCTCTCTGACACCttcaatgaaaagaaaaatgcatgtaAAGAAAATGAGGAGCACAGACGTGTGGTTGTGACCgaattgcttatttttttagTCATATTCCCAAGAGCCTCTGTGAAGCAGACCGAGAATTTGCCTGTCTGTTTTGCAGATTTTGATTCCCATCCAAAAATGATATCTTCAAATAACTGATGCTGCTCAGCTCCGGATCTCAGCCAACTTCTTCAGTACACGAGGGGAAAGTGACAGTAAATGTCAGCATTTAACAACTTATTTTcattcctactttttttttttttttaagttttggtAGACAATAGAAGCAGGGCTGCAGCCA
This genomic window from Thunnus maccoyii chromosome 23, fThuMac1.1, whole genome shotgun sequence contains:
- the lhfpl3 gene encoding LHFPL tetraspan subfamily member 3 protein isoform X1, whose translation is MVPGAPSTTTTMLPASEAAKIYQTNYVRNSRAIGVLWAIFTILFAIVNVVCFIQPYWIGDGVDTPQAGYFGLFHYCIGNGLSRDLTCQGSFTEFSSIPSGAFKAASFFIGMSMVLVLTCIGCFALFFFCSTGTVYKICGWMQLAAGTCLILGCMIYPDGWDSDEVKRMCGEQTDKYTLGACSVRWAYILAIMGIMDALILSFLAFVLGNRQDSLMSEELLGDKTGNNAI
- the lhfpl3 gene encoding LHFPL tetraspan subfamily member 3 protein isoform X2, giving the protein MVPGAPSTTTTMLPASEAAKIYQTNYVRNSRAIGVLWAIFTILFAIVNVVCFIQPYWIGDGVDTPQAGYFGLFHYCIGNGLSRDLTCQGSFTEFSSIPSGAFKAASFFIGMSMVLVLTCIGCFALFFFCSTGTVYKICGWMQLAAGAAANSCQLGSLQGERKCVCKKNKEQSRALKIKRMFERLCLLTSM